CTGGATGTGCAGCACCGCGCCCTCGCCGTACTGCGCGCGGGCACGGGCCAACAGCTCTTGCCGAAACGGCGGCTGCCCCCAGTGCGCGGGCGACAGCAGCAGCGAGATGGGGTACGGCATGGCCTGTGCCAGCTGGGCAAACACCTTGTCCTGGAACGCCGCAAACGGCTGCGCCCCCACCGATTCGGCCTGCAGCGGAAACTCGGGCTCAAACCCTGCCGCGCTGAGCAGGCGGTTGGACTCGGTCTCCGTCAAGCGCAGGTAGCGGGTGCAGGCCACCACACGGTCACGCGAGCGGGGGTTGGGAGCTGACACACCATTGCGCCAGTTGTTCACGGCTTCACGGCTCAGGCCAATTTCCGTCGCCACCCCCGAGGCGCTGGCACGGATGCGCCGCATGTAAAGCGAGAGGAGCACGGAGAAAGAATCGCTGGCCATGGAGGAAAAGGAGGTACGGGCTTGAAAGGGGAACGGCCTGGACATGGCACGCACAAGGCATGCCTGTCTGTGGATGCAGGCCGTTGAAAAGGTGCTTAGCGCTGCAGCAGCGATTGCACCATGGGCCAGGCTTTGTAGCAGCCCAATGCGCAGGCAACAAACACCGGGCTGTAGAGCAGCAGCATGCCCAGCACGGTATAGAAGGTGCCAACCTCCTCGTCATCGTCCTCGCTATCGCCTTCACTGCCGTCGCCCTGGCCTTGCGTCCCCTGGCTCGCCTGCACCGATGCCAGCGCAGCCGGCACCAGCATGCGGGTCTCTGGGGCATCTTGCACAGTGCTGGCACTGCCTTGGCCCGCACCTGCGGCCTTGGCCTTGGCCTCTTTGGCGGTCTGAACGTTGTCCCAGATTTCCATACCCAGCGTGGTCACCATGGCCAGCAGCGCCACCGCCAACACACCCAAGTAGGCGTAACGCAACCCCGGGCGCTCCAGCGGGTAGAAGTAGCCCGCCAGCACCACAGCCGGGGCCAGAAAGAACACGTGCGAGAGCAGCCGATTGGCATCGAACCCTGCGTCCTTGTCGAGCGCTCCAATGGCCATGCGGTACACCACGGCGCCCACGATAAACAGCACGCCTCCCCACCATTCGATTTCGGTCAACATCGTTTTTGCTCCCTCGTTTTTGTGTATTCAATGTGTTGTGTTCGGCCCGGCCATCACACGCTCGTTCAGGAGAACAGCGACTTGCGCTCCGTGCTCATGTAGTACAGCGGCAGCGCCACCGCCAGCAGCAGGCCAAGGCCCATCCACAGCCAAAAGCCCTTGAACAGCAGCACCGTGACCAGGGTGAACAGCGCGGCGTGCACCAGCCCCTTGAAGCCCGCCTTCAGCATGAAGATGCCCATGATTCCGTCCACCGGGTTGACGCCGCTTTCGCGCATGTCCTTGAACATGCCGACCATGGCCTCCACGGCTTCGCGGCCCTCCCGCTCACGCTCATCTTGCTGTGTACGCAGGGTACTAATAGGCACCGGCTTGCTCGGGTTCTTGGTGCCGTCGCCCTCTTCTCCCTCCCCCTCTTCTGTGTCGTCTTCAGCGCGTTCCACCACGGCCTTCAGGGTGGGGTTGCTGCCATAGAACGCGTCGCGGGTGACCCACATGCCTTGCTCGAAGAACATGCGCTCGGTCTCGCCCACCTGGTCGTAAAACACCTCGGCCACCGCAGAGCGCAGGCCATGGGCAAACAGCTCCTCCAGCATCTGCAGGGGGATACCGTCGTGTGTGCTCGAGTCAAAGCTCAGCACCAGACCCGGGCCCTGGGCACGGACGCCGTGGTTGAACCAGTCGCTGTCCCACAGCTTGCCCAAGTCTGCGCCGCCCAGCTTTTCGGCCCAGCGCTCGGCCTGCTCTGGGTTGTCAGATTGCAGGTACTGGAACACCAGCTGGCAGTATTTGAGCCGGATGGGGTCTTCAAAGAACAGGTGCAGGGTGTGGACGTTTTGGGACATGGCGGGGAAATGGGGTCAAGGGCGATGGGGTGCTGTGACTGGCACGGATTGTTACCGGATATGACGCAGGCGGCGCTCTCAGGCTTGTCAGGTGCGCTGGCCACCACACTGGACGAAATGTCCAGTGAAGGCCCCGCGAGCGTCTGGGGACATGGGTCCAGACCCCGCTCGCATCCCCAGCCCACCCCTACAATAAACATTCCATCCGGATGGTTTGTAGCAATGACAGAAGCCCACCGCCGACAAAAACAACCCGAGCTGATCCGCAGCCAACTGCTCATGGTGGTGCGCGACATCCTGGTACAAGATGGCCCCCACGCCGTGACGCTGGACGCCGTATCCCGCCGCGCCAACGTGACCAAGGGCGGCCTGCAGCACCACTTTCGCAGCAAGCAGGCCTTGCTGCAGGCGCTGTGCGATCAGCTGTTTGAAGAATTCCAGGCGAACCTGGCACTGGCGTTTGAGCACGAACCCGCCGGGCCGGGGCGCCATGCCCGCGCCTACATTCGCACCTGCTTTGACACCCACCACCACC
This Acidovorax sp. 106 DNA region includes the following protein-coding sequences:
- a CDS encoding TetR/AcrR family transcriptional regulator, encoding MTEAHRRQKQPELIRSQLLMVVRDILVQDGPHAVTLDAVSRRANVTKGGLQHHFRSKQALLQALCDQLFEEFQANLALAFEHEPAGPGRHARAYIRTCFDTHHHLNQVETQRAIGLLALTLPEARERWHQTMQTELAADGETPGAADRLLVCRMAADGFWFSQMLGVYALDDSHRARILALLLQLCSQKED